In the genome of Desulfovibrio desulfuricans, one region contains:
- a CDS encoding GGDEF domain-containing protein — translation MRIFTRSLKTQFIEAFTLLILLSSCFLAAITGREASSEARYERGLLLTNRVQSLAKALDQSMWFWIKEVDTLRHTVGLIGGDMKKLSIAVNRLQDTMPAFAWIGLMNPQGKVFVATDGVLEGTDLSICAIFRQGKNGLFVGDVRKASLLAQLLPQPENGPLKFVDISMPIGEGELKDWVLVAHLSWAWAREVEEFILSGEGSDTNTKIMVLGADGSVILGGDNNEKPLALPLLQELEHSTSAWAVETWPDGIAYLTAAVSCTGFKDYDGLQWSVVARQSLDAAYEPVRRLVARILVAGLLLAVLFALVAGYIAQRTIAPLKALTAAADRLSRGERVTIPRNRGIREIEVLSASLSTLVENLTRTEKDRNRIQHAAERDALTGLLNRHGLAARIDEAMPSLTQNQGLVELLYMDLDGFKPINDAYGHHVGDAVLTILGQRLTRCLRKDDVLVRLGGDEFLALLGHTRGTPDILRTINRIREDVGAPISIDGLMLRIGISIGHATWHCANESVEDALKRADSELYMAKRTSKASQEVL, via the coding sequence ATGCGCATATTCACGCGCAGCCTCAAGACGCAGTTTATTGAGGCATTCACGCTGCTTATCCTGCTTTCATCGTGCTTTCTTGCGGCCATAACCGGGCGCGAAGCCAGCAGCGAGGCCCGCTACGAACGCGGCCTGCTGCTGACCAACCGCGTGCAATCCCTTGCCAAGGCCCTTGATCAGTCCATGTGGTTCTGGATCAAGGAGGTGGATACCCTGCGCCATACTGTGGGGCTGATCGGCGGAGATATGAAAAAACTATCCATCGCCGTGAACCGATTACAGGACACCATGCCCGCCTTTGCCTGGATCGGGCTCATGAATCCCCAGGGCAAGGTTTTTGTCGCCACTGATGGCGTCCTGGAAGGAACAGACCTTTCCATCTGCGCCATCTTCCGCCAGGGCAAAAACGGCCTCTTTGTGGGCGATGTGCGCAAGGCATCCCTGCTTGCCCAACTGTTGCCCCAGCCGGAAAACGGCCCGCTGAAATTTGTGGACATCAGCATGCCCATTGGCGAGGGCGAACTGAAAGACTGGGTTCTGGTAGCCCATCTGAGCTGGGCATGGGCCAGAGAGGTGGAGGAATTCATCCTTTCGGGCGAAGGCTCGGATACCAACACCAAGATCATGGTTCTCGGTGCAGACGGCAGTGTCATCCTGGGCGGCGACAACAATGAAAAACCGCTGGCCTTGCCCCTGCTGCAAGAACTTGAACACTCCACTTCGGCCTGGGCCGTGGAAACATGGCCCGATGGCATTGCCTACCTCACTGCGGCAGTAAGCTGCACGGGATTTAAAGACTACGATGGCTTGCAGTGGAGCGTGGTGGCGCGGCAATCGCTGGATGCCGCATACGAACCCGTGCGTCGTCTTGTGGCGCGCATTCTTGTGGCTGGCCTCTTGCTTGCGGTGCTGTTTGCGCTGGTTGCCGGATACATCGCCCAGCGCACCATTGCCCCCCTCAAGGCGCTTACCGCAGCGGCCGACAGACTCAGCCGGGGCGAGCGCGTCACCATTCCGCGCAACCGGGGCATACGCGAAATTGAAGTGCTTTCAGCCTCTTTGTCCACCCTGGTCGAAAACCTCACCCGCACAGAAAAAGACCGGAACCGCATCCAGCATGCCGCAGAACGCGATGCCCTCACAGGCCTGCTGAACAGGCACGGTCTGGCTGCGCGCATTGACGAGGCCATGCCCAGCCTGACGCAAAACCAGGGGTTGGTCGAGCTGTTGTATATGGATCTGGACGGCTTCAAACCAATCAACGACGCGTACGGGCACCATGTGGGCGATGCCGTGCTGACCATTCTGGGGCAGCGCCTTACGCGCTGCCTGCGCAAGGATGATGTGCTGGTGCGGCTGGGGGGCGATGAATTTCTGGCCCTGCTCGGGCATACCAGGGGAACGCCAGACATACTGCGCACCATAAACCGCATCCGTGAGGATGTGGGAGCGCCCATTTCCATTGACGGCCTCATGCTGCGCATCGGCATCAGCATAGGGCACGCCACATGGCACTGCGCAAATGAATCTGTTGAAGATGCCCTGAAACGGGCAGACAGCGAACTCTACATGGCCAAACGGACGTCAAAAGCCTCGCAGGAAGTGTTGTAG
- a CDS encoding Fe-only nitrogenase accessory AnfO family protein yields the protein MQGLLDGSRIAVFHDDSGALAAPTAASAVAVYVRGEGDWSEGKRHSFSLTQGAGLSELREQMQTLAANLGDCRIVVGAEDHGAPYGVLDKMGFYICMMDRFEAEALEGVRKGVLAAVQQATRPQCGMLPTSRPREIAPGRFFLDMCEAKLTDPLFTARESILVFVETAPFEQLQIKCDHEPRWLPSFALVTGLEMEKEELESGLMLVTVRQPADRNADALLGQKWFDGTGCSCG from the coding sequence ATGCAAGGTTTACTCGACGGCTCGCGGATTGCGGTTTTTCACGATGATTCAGGCGCGCTGGCAGCGCCCACAGCGGCCAGTGCGGTGGCGGTGTATGTGCGGGGGGAAGGCGACTGGAGCGAAGGCAAAAGGCACAGCTTCAGCCTGACCCAAGGCGCGGGGCTGAGCGAACTGCGCGAACAGATGCAAACGCTTGCCGCAAATCTTGGGGACTGCCGCATTGTGGTGGGTGCGGAAGACCATGGCGCGCCCTATGGTGTGCTGGACAAGATGGGATTTTACATCTGTATGATGGACAGATTTGAGGCAGAAGCTCTGGAAGGAGTGCGCAAGGGCGTGTTGGCGGCGGTACAGCAGGCGACCCGCCCACAGTGCGGCATGCTGCCCACAAGCAGACCGAGAGAGATAGCGCCAGGGCGTTTTTTTCTGGACATGTGCGAGGCCAAGCTGACCGACCCGCTGTTCACAGCCAGAGAATCCATCTTGGTATTTGTTGAAACCGCGCCCTTTGAGCAGTTGCAGATCAAGTGCGACCACGAACCGCGCTGGCTACCCAGCTTTGCGCTGGTGACAGGGCTTGAAATGGAAAAGGAAGAGCTGGAATCGGGCCTCATGCTGGTGACCGTGCGCCAGCCCGCTGACCGCAACGCCGATGCCCTGCTGGGGCAAAAGTGGTTTGACGGCACGGGCTGTTCTTGCGGCTAG
- a CDS encoding sulfite exporter TauE/SafE family protein, whose translation MDLLSLDPSQFIVLTPVSVAFLLAVGFVGGLVSGFIGSGGAFILTPGMMGLGVPGAVAVASNMCHKFPKAMVGAIKRYRFGQVDVKLGMVIAATAGIGVQIGIRIQRFILEKWGQAGSDLYVSVSFVVVLVVVGSYILKDALHSSHSGKEDDESTPPLAQKLQAINLPPMMSFPKSGLRISLWFTLPVGIATGMLAATIAVGGFVGVPGLIYVIGVPGLIASGTELVTAFVMGLCGSVNWAMHGMIDIRLVFIILAGSLLGVQLGAIGTTYVKPIMIKYVMAAIMLIVAASRIVALPGYLSALGLIQMGPGILYLLKVVSFITMCAGLLVGAGMILGGMWRGQKRNRKEAALGSAA comes from the coding sequence ATGGATCTGCTCAGTCTTGACCCGTCCCAGTTTATCGTGCTCACGCCCGTTTCCGTGGCCTTTCTGCTGGCCGTGGGATTTGTGGGCGGGCTTGTGAGCGGCTTTATCGGTTCCGGCGGGGCCTTTATTCTTACGCCGGGCATGATGGGCCTGGGTGTGCCCGGCGCTGTGGCTGTTGCCAGCAATATGTGCCACAAATTCCCCAAGGCCATGGTGGGCGCCATCAAACGCTACCGCTTCGGTCAGGTGGATGTAAAACTGGGCATGGTTATCGCTGCCACAGCGGGCATAGGCGTGCAGATTGGCATCCGTATTCAGCGTTTTATTCTGGAAAAGTGGGGGCAGGCCGGGTCTGATCTCTACGTCAGCGTTTCCTTTGTGGTGGTGCTCGTTGTGGTGGGCAGCTATATTCTCAAGGATGCCCTGCACTCCAGCCATTCCGGCAAGGAGGATGACGAAAGCACGCCGCCCCTTGCCCAAAAGTTGCAGGCCATCAACCTGCCGCCCATGATGTCCTTTCCCAAATCCGGCTTGCGTATTTCGCTGTGGTTTACCCTGCCCGTGGGCATAGCCACTGGCATGCTGGCCGCGACCATTGCCGTGGGCGGATTCGTGGGCGTGCCGGGGCTTATCTATGTGATCGGCGTACCCGGACTCATTGCATCCGGCACGGAACTGGTCACGGCCTTTGTCATGGGCCTGTGCGGCTCGGTCAACTGGGCCATGCACGGCATGATAGACATCCGCCTGGTCTTTATCATTCTGGCGGGTTCGCTGCTCGGCGTGCAGCTTGGGGCCATCGGCACCACCTACGTCAAACCAATCATGATCAAGTACGTCATGGCCGCCATCATGCTTATTGTTGCCGCAAGCCGCATTGTAGCCCTTCCGGGCTACCTCAGCGCGCTGGGGCTTATCCAGATGGGGCCGGGGATTCTCTACCTGCTCAAGGTCGTGAGCTTCATAACCATGTGCGCCGGATTGCTCGTTGGCGCGGGCATGATCCTTGGCGGCATGTGGCGCGGGCAAAAGCGCAACCGCAAAGAAGCGGCGCTGGGCAGCGCGGCCTGA
- a CDS encoding sensor histidine kinase, whose translation MLPHFSVWHTIRGKIAVGTGLFLVMLLLLGGIACYDLGRIDRAARLIDMVDDLRSDVLEMRRYEKNLQLFPGRKGDLLALRSFVELARERATSVGQDYNAAMGRRVGDGAHHNLDLLLEGIGTYEALLEDQPTDGAALTDQGQRLSELADSAVRRMRQGIFTAVGDLRTQMLGAIAALLACGVAFAWLIGRHIMRALGAIESAARSVGAGMPLPPPPPQLEEEARHVLQTLDGMAAELENRHALLLQEKKLASLGVLTSGVAHQLNNPLNNISVGCQLLGEDVNDARQGLRPMPTAEDVTAQLDEIQAEVVRARDIVRGLLDFARDRPFTVALHDLSGIVRRAVGLVRHDMGAAVRITVDVPEGLQLPVDAQRMQEVLINLLLNAAQAMNGKGEVHITACVDEPAGMAELRVRDSGKGIEPENLGRVFDPFFSLKPVGEGTGLGLSIAFGIVGKHNGTLEVQSQLGQGACFTVRLPLAERHDADGSGAEA comes from the coding sequence ATGCTTCCGCATTTTTCTGTCTGGCATACCATTCGCGGCAAGATTGCCGTGGGCACGGGCCTGTTTCTGGTCATGCTGCTGCTTTTGGGCGGCATTGCCTGTTATGATCTGGGGCGCATCGACAGGGCGGCCCGTCTGATCGACATGGTGGACGACCTGCGCAGCGACGTGCTCGAAATGCGCAGGTACGAAAAAAATCTGCAACTTTTTCCCGGCAGAAAGGGTGACCTGCTTGCCCTGCGCAGTTTTGTGGAACTGGCGCGGGAGCGGGCCACATCCGTGGGGCAGGATTATAACGCCGCCATGGGCCGCCGGGTGGGCGACGGTGCGCACCATAATCTCGACCTGCTGCTGGAAGGCATCGGCACCTATGAGGCCCTGCTCGAGGATCAGCCCACAGACGGCGCCGCTCTCACCGATCAGGGGCAGCGCCTGAGCGAGCTGGCGGATTCGGCGGTGCGCCGCATGCGTCAGGGCATTTTTACTGCCGTGGGGGATCTGCGCACCCAGATGCTGGGGGCCATTGCGGCCCTGCTGGCCTGCGGGGTGGCTTTTGCATGGCTTATTGGCAGGCACATCATGCGCGCCCTTGGGGCCATTGAAAGCGCCGCGCGCAGTGTTGGCGCGGGCATGCCCCTGCCGCCGCCCCCGCCGCAGCTTGAGGAAGAAGCGCGCCATGTCCTCCAGACGCTTGACGGCATGGCGGCGGAGCTGGAAAACCGCCACGCCCTGCTGTTGCAGGAAAAGAAGCTGGCTTCTCTTGGTGTGCTGACCTCCGGCGTGGCCCACCAGCTGAATAATCCCCTCAACAATATTTCCGTTGGCTGTCAGCTTCTCGGCGAGGATGTCAACGATGCCCGGCAGGGTCTGCGCCCCATGCCCACGGCAGAAGACGTGACGGCGCAGCTGGATGAAATTCAGGCCGAAGTTGTTCGCGCCCGCGATATTGTGCGCGGGCTGCTGGATTTTGCGCGTGACCGGCCCTTTACCGTTGCTTTGCATGATCTATCCGGCATTGTGCGCAGGGCCGTTGGCCTTGTGCGGCACGACATGGGCGCTGCGGTGCGCATAACGGTGGACGTGCCTGAAGGGCTGCAATTGCCTGTGGACGCCCAGCGCATGCAGGAAGTGCTTATCAATCTGCTGCTCAATGCGGCACAGGCCATGAACGGCAAGGGCGAAGTGCACATCACCGCGTGTGTGGATGAACCGGCGGGAATGGCGGAGCTGCGCGTGCGCGATTCTGGCAAGGGCATTGAACCCGAGAACCTTGGCCGGGTGTTTGATCCCTTTTTCAGCCTCAAGCCCGTGGGCGAAGGGACGGGCCTTGGTTTGTCCATAGCTTTTGGCATTGTGGGCAAGCACAATGGAACACTCGAAGTGCAGAGCCAACTGGGGCAAGGGGCCTGTTTTACCGTACGGCTGCCCCTTGCGGAACGGCATGACGCAGACGGTTCAGGAGCAGAGGCATGA
- a CDS encoding sigma-54-dependent transcriptional regulator — protein sequence MTTERFRLSEQSPAPATPGERRHSGHGLDAAQRAGGGGRLLIIDDERMARANLARALERGGHESAQAGSGEEGLKLLAEQDFDVVITDIAMAGMNGMEVLKAVRSSKPDVEVIMVTGYPMIESAVEAMRLGAFHYLAKPYSLEEARMLVARALEKRRLRQQVAQMRAQLEASGSVPEMVGMSPAMCGLRQALMRLAPTDVAVLLQGETGTGKELAARTMHAQSQRARRRFLAINCGALSPELLESELFGHEQGAFSGAVRRKEGLFEAASGGTLFLDEIGEMPPGMQVKLLRVLQEQNLRRVGGTVDIPVDVRIIAATNRNLKEEVEAGRFRRDLYYRVAVVTQELPPLRSRAEDIPLLARYFLARLAEQGGAVPLDIEDDALDALRQYPFPGNVRELANILERAAVFCPPGGSIGLAHLPPEVSESAVHLSVSDPGSSSAVAARQEAAAAATPVCPQAAAPCASVPAAPAPDASTPLVPLAEMEKQHILHALELAGDNRTLAADMLGISRSSLWRKLREYGV from the coding sequence ATGACTACGGAACGGTTCCGGCTTTCGGAACAATCACCCGCACCGGCTACCCCCGGCGAACGTCGGCACAGCGGTCACGGGCTTGACGCCGCGCAGCGGGCTGGCGGCGGTGGCCGTTTGCTGATCATTGACGATGAGCGCATGGCCCGCGCCAACCTCGCGCGCGCCCTGGAGCGCGGCGGGCATGAATCGGCTCAGGCGGGCAGTGGCGAAGAAGGCCTGAAACTGCTGGCCGAGCAGGATTTTGACGTGGTCATTACCGATATAGCCATGGCGGGCATGAACGGCATGGAAGTGCTCAAGGCGGTACGCTCCAGCAAGCCGGATGTGGAAGTCATCATGGTCACTGGCTACCCCATGATTGAAAGCGCCGTGGAGGCCATGCGGCTGGGGGCTTTTCATTATCTGGCAAAGCCCTACTCGCTGGAAGAAGCGCGCATGCTGGTTGCGCGGGCGCTGGAAAAGCGCCGTCTGCGGCAGCAGGTCGCCCAGATGCGCGCCCAGCTTGAGGCAAGCGGCTCTGTGCCGGAAATGGTTGGCATGTCGCCAGCCATGTGCGGCCTGCGGCAGGCGCTCATGCGTCTGGCCCCCACAGATGTGGCGGTGCTGCTGCAAGGTGAAACAGGCACCGGCAAGGAGTTGGCTGCCCGCACCATGCATGCCCAGAGCCAGCGGGCGCGTCGGCGTTTTTTGGCTATCAACTGCGGCGCTCTCTCGCCGGAATTGCTCGAAAGCGAGCTTTTCGGGCATGAGCAGGGGGCGTTTTCAGGCGCGGTGCGGCGCAAGGAAGGCCTGTTTGAAGCTGCCAGCGGCGGCACGCTGTTTCTGGACGAAATAGGTGAAATGCCGCCGGGCATGCAGGTCAAGCTGCTGCGCGTCTTGCAGGAGCAGAATCTGCGCCGTGTGGGGGGCACTGTAGACATACCCGTGGACGTGCGCATTATCGCCGCCACCAACCGCAACCTCAAGGAAGAGGTGGAGGCCGGGCGCTTCCGGCGTGATCTGTATTACCGCGTGGCCGTGGTAACGCAGGAACTGCCGCCCCTGCGCAGCAGGGCTGAGGACATTCCTCTGCTGGCCCGATATTTTCTTGCGCGGCTGGCGGAGCAGGGGGGGGCCGTGCCGCTGGATATTGAAGATGACGCCCTTGATGCGCTGCGGCAGTATCCCTTCCCCGGCAACGTGCGCGAACTTGCCAATATTCTCGAGCGGGCGGCGGTGTTTTGTCCGCCGGGAGGGAGCATAGGGCTGGCGCATTTGCCCCCGGAAGTCTCCGAGTCTGCCGTTCACCTGTCCGTTAGCGATCCCGGTTCTTCTTCTGCTGTTGCCGCCCGGCAGGAGGCTGCCGCCGCTGCAACCCCGGTTTGCCCGCAGGCCGCCGCGCCATGTGCATCGGTGCCAGCCGCGCCAGCACCGGACGCATCAACACCGCTTGTTCCGCTGGCGGAAATGGAAAAGCAGCATATCCTGCACGCCCTTGAACTGGCGGGCGACAACCGTACTTTGGCCGCCGACATGCTGGGCATCAGCCGGTCATCCCTGTGGCGCAAACTCAGGGAGTACGGCGTGTAA